CGGCGACAGCGCTTGCCGTGGCTACTTCGTTGGTGGTGATCGAGAGCGCGCTATCAACGCGCACGGAGGTGATGCGGCCGCCCTTGCGGAAGGAGAAAGTCGGCGAGGGATGCGCTGGACTGATGATCACCGAGTGGTGCACGAGATCCGACGGCATCGTGGGTGTGCCGCGCTCCTGTAAGTAGCCTGCCGAGGCCGTGAGTACCCTTGGCTGGTGGATGAGTTTGCGCGCCATCGCGCTGGAGTCGGGGAGGGCGCCGAACTGCAACGACACGTCGAGGCCCTCAGTCACGAGGTCTGGGTAGCGGTCCGTCACTCGGAGCTCGATTTTCAGCGCCGGATGCTGCTTCGTAAACGCGCCAAGCCGCGGGATGATCTCCCTGAGCGCGAAACTTGTCGGCGTGCCGACGCGAAGCGAGCCGCGCAACTCTCCTGTTCCGCGCGCCTCGTGGTCGGCATCGTCGAGCGCTGCGAGGATCGTTTCGACGCGCATCAAGTACGTCGCGCCGGCCTCGGTCAGCGTCACTGCTCGCGTGGTGCGGCTAAAAAGCGTCGCGCCGACCTCCTCCTCGAGCGCAGCGATCAGCCTGGATGCGGACGGCTGCGACAGGCCAAGTTCGCGCCCGGCACGGGAGAAGTTGCCGACGCGCGCGGCGCGAGCAAACAGTCTGAGTGCTGAGAGTCGGTCGTTCATCACTTGGTGGCTCGCGGCGGGCTACACGGAGGTCGGATCCAGCACGAGGGCCAGGATCGTATCGAGCGCGGCGGCCACCGCCACCGCAGCGCAGACGGCGGCGACCCCAAACCCCCGTGCTCGTTGGAAGCGAAAAAGGCCGACTGCGGTCGCGAGTGCGGCTTTCCAGGCATTCATCGGTCTCCTCAGCGGCACCATGCTCTGCAACACCTGGGAAGTAGTGCCTATCGACTCTCAACATAATCGTCTATCTGTGAGACACCGCCTCTCGGCATATGAGAGTAGGTAGTTTGCGTGCTCCTGGCGGCGCTATGGGATGTCGGCGGCAATATCCCCTGCGATTAGGAAGTCACGGTCCCTCGCTACGAGCCGCCCCCACGCTTCTGATCTCAGCGCGCCTCTTCATTCAGCGCGCAGCGCAGTTGGTGTCAAACCGCGAAACGCCGGTATCATTCAACCGCTCGTCGCTCAGGTGCGGTCGTTAGCTCTGGCCGCTGATTATCTTTTTGCCGCGGGGCGCCGCTTAGTCCATGCCGGCCGCGCTGATCGCCTTATATTCGTGGAGCAGCCGCGCACCCATACAGCGCAGCGCGCCACGGAAGGTCAGGGTGCGCCAATGGCCGCGCGGAGCCAGGGCGCACAGCCGCTTCCACTTCGGCCGCCAACATGACAGCGAGCCATGTTGGCCTTGATCCACGGCTCATCGAACAGGCACTGGGGATCGGGCCCGGTCTGCGAGGATCCAAACGCAAGCGCCTGCTGGCGAGATCAGCGCACGCCAGATACGCGTTAGTCTTCCAGGTGTCTTTTATAAATTTTGAGTAGAGGCGAAGAGATTCGATTAAGTCGGCTCCGATATCCTGCGCCAACTGGAAATCAGGGCGACCGAGATTCCATCTTGCCATTTGCTATTCATCAGCGCTTCCGCACCTTGATGACCTGGACCAGTCTTCCGGCAGTGATCGCCCTTGCGGTGCTGTTAACTGCCGGAATTTTTGCGGACCATCAAAACAGCATTGTAACCGAGCAGGCATTGCGCGTTGACGTTGCGAAGGAGATGAACCTCGTTCGCGCCAAACTTGAGGGTAATGTCAACGGAGACCTTCAACTGGCGCGTGGTCTGGTCGCGACGATCGTTACTGAACCGAACATGAGCCAAGCTCGCTTTGCCAAACTGGCAAAGAGCCTCTTTCGCGAGAAGACACAGATCAGAAACATTGCCGGCGCCCCTGACCTGGTCGTCTCGTTGATGTATCCGAGGGAAGGCAATGAAAAAGCGATAGGGCTGGACTTCCGCGAAGACGAAAAGCTGCGCGAAGCAGTACTTCGGGCACGCGATAACAAGCAACTGGTGTTAGCCGGGCCGGTAGAACTCAAACAAGGAGGTCAGGCATTCATCGGGCGATTTCCTGTCTTCCTTGACCGTGACGGCCCTCGCGAGACGTTCTGGGGCATAGTGGCCGCCGTGATCGACGTTCCGAAGCTGTACGCGGACAGCGGTCTTTTAGACAAGAACCTGCCAATCGAAATCGCTCTGACAGGTAAGGACGCTCTCGGGAGAAGCGGGGCGCGATTTTACGGTCCCGCGTACGTGACGGAACAAGATCCCGTCACTTCCGAGGTGCGGTTGCCGACAGGATCTTGGCAAATTTCCGCCATTCCCAAGGGTGGCTGGAACACCACGCCCCGCAACGCCTGGATTTTGCGACTAACAATGCTCATCGGCGGCGCCCTGGTCGTGGTTCCGATCGTCTTTGCGGGGCGGCTTCTCAATCAGCGGTATAAGCATTACGCCGATCTGCGCCGCGGCGAACGACGACTGGCACAGCTTTCAGAGAGGCTGGAGCTTGCGCTTGACGCCTCGCAAATTGGCGTCTGGGAGCAGGATCTCGACTCGGACATTATATTCTGGGACGACCGCCTGAACGAAATCTATGGCAAGTCAGCAGATGGCGAACCAAGAACCTTCGAAGAGTGGTCAAGATCGATCCACCCTGACGATCTCGACGAGGCTAAGCGGGATTTCGCGCAAGGGATCGCAACCGGCATATACTCTTCGCAATATCGTGTGGTGCTTCCCAATGGAGTTGTCCGACACGTCCGCGTGCGTGCCAAGACTTACAGGGACGGCACCGATCACAAAATGGTTGGCGCGGAATGGGACGTGACGGCGGATGTGATCCAGACACGGGAACTGGAACGGGCAAAGGATCTCGCCGAAACGAGGAGTGCTGAGCTTGAGGCGGCGACAGCGCGCAATGAGCATACGGCGCTTCACGACTCACTGACCGGCCTTCCGAATCGCCGCCACCTTGACACGATGCTCGATAGCTACGCCGTCACAGGCTCAACGCCTGGCAGCGGCGCCGCGCTTCTGCATCTTGATCTCGATCGTTTCAAACAGATAAATGGCACGCTCGGCCATGCCATCGGCGACGCCGTGCTGATCCATACCGCAAAGGAGCTGACATCAACTGTTCGCTCATCAGACTTCGTTGCCCGAGTCGGAGGCGATGAGTTTGTGGTAGTCTGCAGACGCGATATCTCAACTGATCAGCTTAAACAGCTGGCCGACCGCATCATACATAGATTGCGGCAGCCGATTCCCTACAAGGACCATCAATGCCGTATCGGCGTTAGCATCGGGATCGCAGTCGATGCGGACGGTCCCATCGACGGCCCACGCCTGATGGTCAACGCGGATATAGCCCTTTACCGGGCCAAGAGTCGGGGACGCAATCGATATGAGTTCTTCACCCAGGACCTCCACTCTGAGATCATCCGGACCAAACGGGTAGCCGACGAGATCCTCGCAGGGTTGGAACGCAACGAGTTTGTTCCACATTACCAGCTACAGTTCGATGCCAAAACGCTGGAGGTTGCGGGCGTTGAGGCGCTGGCGCGCTGGAACCATCCCGCCGACGGACTTCAGACGCCAGCCGGGTTCCTCAAGATTGCTGAAGAGTTGAATGTCGTTTCAATTATTGACCGACTAGTACTGGAACAAACCCTCCACGACCTTGATCGCTGGCAGAGGGCCGGCCTCCTGGTTCCGCGCGCTTCGGTGAACGTCTCCGCGAGACGGCTTCAGGACGAGGAGCTGATCACCAGCCTGACGTCACTTTCGATAAAACCAGGAACCGTTTCGTTCGAACTTCTAGAATCAATCTTCCTCGACGACAACGATGAGCTTATGATCTGGAACGTCAACCAGATCAAGGAACTCGGAATCGACATCGAAATTGACGATTTCGGCACCGGCCATGCGTCGATTGTCAGCTTGCTCAAGCTTCAACCGCGACGGTTGAAAATTGCACGCCAGCTAGTTGGTCCAATCGCCAGGTCAGCCCAGCAGCGAGAGGTCGTACAATCGATTGTGCAGATTGGCCGGTCCTTGGGCGTGGAGGTCATCGCCGAAGGTGTCGAGACGATGCAGCAGGCCAAGGTCCTCAAGAATTTAGGCTGTGACATCTTGCAAGGCTATGCGCTGAGCCGACCAATGACCGCACACGGCATCACGAAGTTGTTAAACAACCGGCGAATGCTCGCAGCATCATGAGATCAGCGCGCGCGCGACGAGCATCGGCGCCCGCCAACCCCCGTTTGCGGCCCCTGCGCATGACCAAGCGGATGTACTAGCGCCATTTCACGCGCCAGACCAATGGCTTTTCTAACAAGGCAGAGGCTCACGCCAGCCCGGTGGCCTCCATTCCAGGTATTACAATTGAGCGACGCATTGATGCCTCGCGCCGCATGACGCAGGCGATAGCCGCTGGCGTCACTGGCAAGCTTTTGGAGATTGGTCACATCCTTAAGCTTCTCGAAGGGAAGGAAGCAGAACCGAAGGCTCGCGGCTCACTTCGGATACGACAGGCCGGGTAGGTTCTTTCAGGTTCTCATGATCGACCAGGGGACTGGGGCTTATCGGAGTAGAATGCGACTGGGCAGCCGTGTGCCTTCAGATAGAGTTCCAGCGCCTCGAAGGAGCTGAAGGTGCTCTCCGACTTCACAAAGCGAAGCTGCTGGAGCTTGCTCGTGGCGTCGTCGATGAAGACGAGCAGGGTGCATGGATCGCCCCGCTCCTCGAACCAACGGTGATCACTGCCGTCGATCTGCACCAGCTCGCCATAAGATTCTCGACGCAAACGAGGCTGATGGAATGTCCGGCGCTGCTTGCGCGACAGCCAGATTCCGGCTTCCGCCATCCATTTGCGCAACGTCTCTCGCGACACGATCAGGCCGTGGTTCGCCGCCAACTTCTCGGCCGCCAAGGTCGGCCCGAAGTCGAGATAGTGTTCCCGAACCAGCCGAACCGCCAACTCACCGATG
The window above is part of the Mesorhizobium sp. B2-1-1 genome. Proteins encoded here:
- a CDS encoding LysR family transcriptional regulator, whose protein sequence is MNDRLSALRLFARAARVGNFSRAGRELGLSQPSASRLIAALEEEVGATLFSRTTRAVTLTEAGATYLMRVETILAALDDADHEARGTGELRGSLRVGTPTSFALREIIPRLGAFTKQHPALKIELRVTDRYPDLVTEGLDVSLQFGALPDSSAMARKLIHQPRVLTASAGYLQERGTPTMPSDLVHHSVIISPAHPSPTFSFRKGGRITSVRVDSALSITTNEVATASAVAGLGVAASSENSARAELDAGKLVRVLPDWDFGSMELNALFVSAKTIKPAARAFTDFLLRELRAADDRP
- a CDS encoding EAL domain-containing protein, whose amino-acid sequence is MTWTSLPAVIALAVLLTAGIFADHQNSIVTEQALRVDVAKEMNLVRAKLEGNVNGDLQLARGLVATIVTEPNMSQARFAKLAKSLFREKTQIRNIAGAPDLVVSLMYPREGNEKAIGLDFREDEKLREAVLRARDNKQLVLAGPVELKQGGQAFIGRFPVFLDRDGPRETFWGIVAAVIDVPKLYADSGLLDKNLPIEIALTGKDALGRSGARFYGPAYVTEQDPVTSEVRLPTGSWQISAIPKGGWNTTPRNAWILRLTMLIGGALVVVPIVFAGRLLNQRYKHYADLRRGERRLAQLSERLELALDASQIGVWEQDLDSDIIFWDDRLNEIYGKSADGEPRTFEEWSRSIHPDDLDEAKRDFAQGIATGIYSSQYRVVLPNGVVRHVRVRAKTYRDGTDHKMVGAEWDVTADVIQTRELERAKDLAETRSAELEAATARNEHTALHDSLTGLPNRRHLDTMLDSYAVTGSTPGSGAALLHLDLDRFKQINGTLGHAIGDAVLIHTAKELTSTVRSSDFVARVGGDEFVVVCRRDISTDQLKQLADRIIHRLRQPIPYKDHQCRIGVSIGIAVDADGPIDGPRLMVNADIALYRAKSRGRNRYEFFTQDLHSEIIRTKRVADEILAGLERNEFVPHYQLQFDAKTLEVAGVEALARWNHPADGLQTPAGFLKIAEELNVVSIIDRLVLEQTLHDLDRWQRAGLLVPRASVNVSARRLQDEELITSLTSLSIKPGTVSFELLESIFLDDNDELMIWNVNQIKELGIDIEIDDFGTGHASIVSLLKLQPRRLKIARQLVGPIARSAQQREVVQSIVQIGRSLGVEVIAEGVETMQQAKVLKNLGCDILQGYALSRPMTAHGITKLLNNRRMLAAS